The nucleotide sequence AATCTTAGGCTGAGCGGTGGAAGCCTTCGGCAGTGTTACATCCAATCCTTCAGACCGGGTGAGCACCAAGCTGGCCACCACAAAAAACACCAGAATGCAAAAAATAATGTCAATCAGCGGCACGATATTGATTTCGGCGGGCCGCCTGGGCTCTTGAGGAATTTGCATCGTCTCGCCTGCAGGAATCGAATTTTAGGGGTTGGGGTAAGACTGTTGTTGCCCTGGTATAGGCAGGGGCTGGGGCCTTGGAGGGACATTATCGAGCGCGGGCTCGTCTTCGAAACCGCGCTCGTAGCGGCGGCGCTGCAGCAGTTCTAACTGGCCGCCAAATTCTTGAATTTGGGACAGTTGGCGCAGGTATAGAGAACGAAAGACATTGGAGATCATCAGGGTCAGAATCGCCACTAGCAGGCCCGTAGCGGTGGAGGTCAGGGCTTCTGCGATACCGTTCCCAACCCCAACAGTGTTGGTGCCGCCAATATCGCCCAAGTCAATGGAGGAGAGCAACCGAATCAGACCCAAGACGGTACCCAGCAGCCCCAGAAACGGAGCCAGGGTAATGATGGTGTCAAACATGGTGGTAAATCGCTTCAGCAGGGGAATTTCGGCTGCCACTGCTGTTTCTAGTGCTAACCGAAACTCGTCTGGGGTGGCGTCGTCGATTTCCAACCCGGCCAAAAAAATGCGGGCAACGGGTAAATCGGCGTTTTGCTCCAGCTTGAAGAGGGCTGCTCGCTGGTTGCGCCGGTAGAGATTCATCACTTCTCGCACGAGGCGTGGCTGGCGGTTGCTAATCTTCCACCAAAACGCCCAGCGCTCTAACATGAGCGCGATTGCAATGACGGAAAACAGAACCAGCGGATACATGACAAAGCCGCCAGCTTTAAAGGTGTCGATTATGGCTCCCATGCACTACTTCCTAAACCGTAGGGGGCGATTGGACAGCTCGATCGAATGCTGCATGCACTTCCCGTGATAGCACTTTCAACCCGCTTGCGATAGGGGGCAAAACAGATAATCTAGCGCGATCGCCTGCACCAATAGTGTTGTTCTGGGCAGGATGCGAGGGGAAATCCCTGCAGGTGGATGGGGTTGAAGGCTCGATGGCAGCGCGAATAGAGGGGAGTTTGCTGCTGCTGCAATCGAACGATATTTCCCGATGGGAACCCACTCAGATAAGATTTAGGTGAGGATATGCAATAAATCTTAAACAACCTATGAAAGCATTTGTAGCAGGGGCAACTGGAGAAACCGGACGGCGAATTGTGCGGGCACTGGTCGAGCGCCAAATCCCCGTGCGGACGTTGGTACGCGATCGCGTCAAGGGGGAGGAAATTCTGCCGGAGGGGGTGGAGATTGTGGTGGGGGATGTGGGCGATCGCCGGGGGCTGGAAGACAAGATCGGGGATTGCACGGTGTTGCTGTGTGCCACTGGAGCGAAGCCCAGTCTCAATCCGTTGGGGCCGTTCGAGGTGGATTATGTGGGCACTAAAAATTTAGTCGATGCTGCCAAGCTGAAGGGGATCGAGCAATTTGTGCTGGTTTCTTCCCTCTGCGTTTCCCGCTTGTTCCATCCCCTCAATCTGTTTTGGCTCGTGCTCTACTGGAAGCGGCAGGCGGAGGCATATTTACAAAAGAGCGGTGCGAACTACACTATCGTCCGTCCTGGCGGCCTCAAGCTAGAGGATAGCGCCGATAATATTGTTCTAGAGAAGGCTGACACGCTGTTTGAAGGCAGTCTGTCCCGCACCAAAGTGGCGAAGGTTTGCGTGGATGCGCTGTTTGAAGCGAAGGCCCGCAACCAAATTCTCGAAATTGTGGCTCGACCGGATGCGCCAGAGCAGTCGCTAGGGGAGTTGTTAGAGGCGATCGCCTGACAGTTGCAATGTCTCGGTACT is from Synechococcus sp. PCC 7336 and encodes:
- a CDS encoding NAD(P)H-binding protein, whose translation is MKAFVAGATGETGRRIVRALVERQIPVRTLVRDRVKGEEILPEGVEIVVGDVGDRRGLEDKIGDCTVLLCATGAKPSLNPLGPFEVDYVGTKNLVDAAKLKGIEQFVLVSSLCVSRLFHPLNLFWLVLYWKRQAEAYLQKSGANYTIVRPGGLKLEDSADNIVLEKADTLFEGSLSRTKVAKVCVDALFEAKARNQILEIVARPDAPEQSLGELLEAIA
- a CDS encoding MotA/TolQ/ExbB proton channel family protein, coding for MGAIIDTFKAGGFVMYPLVLFSVIAIALMLERWAFWWKISNRQPRLVREVMNLYRRNQRAALFKLEQNADLPVARIFLAGLEIDDATPDEFRLALETAVAAEIPLLKRFTTMFDTIITLAPFLGLLGTVLGLIRLLSSIDLGDIGGTNTVGVGNGIAEALTSTATGLLVAILTLMISNVFRSLYLRQLSQIQEFGGQLELLQRRRYERGFEDEPALDNVPPRPQPLPIPGQQQSYPNP